Proteins found in one Vallitalea guaymasensis genomic segment:
- a CDS encoding helix-turn-helix transcriptional regulator, translating to MNDNVIVSNANDFYKFFVEECKFESEKAGMYIRYYVSPQYGEGFIEQIKFPNGLELCITDVYLKKSIGFEYNLINPPYEINYMIDGNLFHNEMEAKDMNISSGNISVYFRKKMSGLFKIIKDRRVRYITIVADERFIEESLLNEEYHKGLSKFKRSNRAIELTKPHKPRAELKAIFNQMVSCDFSNVGKLMYLQSKSIEALCYVWEKEITMLENQENTLFIDKDALESIELARQLIEDNMVEPFTIKELAKQVHMNEYKLKKGFKQLYNTTIFGYLRHIRMVKAKELLEQRDMNIGQVSCAVGYTNASHFSKNFKEYYGENPKIFRFGA from the coding sequence TTGAATGATAATGTCATTGTTAGTAATGCAAATGATTTTTATAAATTTTTTGTTGAGGAATGTAAATTTGAAAGTGAAAAAGCAGGTATGTACATAAGATATTATGTAAGTCCACAGTACGGAGAAGGTTTTATAGAACAGATTAAATTTCCAAACGGACTGGAATTATGTATAACCGATGTATATCTAAAAAAATCTATAGGTTTTGAATATAATCTAATAAACCCACCATATGAAATTAACTACATGATTGATGGTAATCTGTTCCATAATGAAATGGAAGCTAAGGATATGAATATAAGCAGCGGTAATATAAGTGTCTATTTCAGAAAAAAAATGAGTGGATTATTTAAAATCATAAAAGATAGAAGAGTAAGATACATAACTATAGTAGCGGACGAAAGGTTCATCGAAGAGAGTCTGCTAAATGAAGAATACCATAAAGGTCTTAGTAAATTCAAACGTTCAAATAGGGCAATTGAACTTACTAAACCACATAAACCAAGAGCAGAACTAAAAGCTATCTTTAATCAGATGGTATCATGTGATTTTTCCAATGTAGGTAAATTAATGTATCTCCAAAGTAAGTCAATAGAAGCATTATGTTATGTATGGGAAAAAGAAATTACCATGTTAGAAAATCAAGAAAATACATTATTCATTGATAAAGACGCTCTAGAATCAATAGAACTAGCAAGGCAGCTAATTGAAGACAACATGGTAGAACCCTTTACAATTAAAGAATTGGCAAAACAAGTACATATGAATGAATACAAACTAAAAAAAGGTTTCAAACAACTCTATAACACTACCATTTTTGGATACCTAAGACATATAAGAATGGTAAAAGCAAAAGAACTGCTGGAACAACGAGACATGAATATCGGTCAGGTCTCATGCGCAGTAGGTTACACTAACGCAAGCCATTTCTCAAAAAATTTCAAAGAATATTACGGAGAAAATCCTAAGATTTTTCGTTTTGGAGCATAA
- a CDS encoding FadR/GntR family transcriptional regulator: MINIFSPVKNKKIYEYVIEQIQKMILEGTLKEGDRLPAERELTDLLGVSRTSVREAIRALEVIGLVESRQGEGNFISSNVSNTLLEPLSVKFMLSKGNTQEILELRRLLELETASLAAKKATEKDIEELQVLINKLRTTDDENLCAKIDKEFHYKISEIAANSLIMNILLSVQYLMEASIIDAREMILKNPEQKDLLIKQHEDIYDSIKSHNPEEAQNAMREHLAFVNKTPKNS, from the coding sequence GTGATTAATATTTTTTCTCCAGTAAAGAATAAGAAGATATATGAATATGTTATTGAACAAATCCAAAAGATGATTTTAGAAGGTACACTAAAAGAAGGTGATCGTCTACCTGCTGAAAGAGAATTAACTGATCTATTAGGTGTTAGTAGAACCTCAGTAAGAGAAGCCATAAGAGCTTTGGAGGTTATTGGTTTAGTTGAAAGCAGACAAGGTGAAGGTAATTTTATTAGCTCAAACGTCTCTAATACTCTTCTTGAACCACTATCAGTTAAATTTATGTTAAGTAAAGGCAATACCCAAGAAATACTTGAACTTAGAAGACTACTAGAATTAGAAACTGCTTCTTTAGCTGCTAAGAAAGCCACAGAAAAAGATATTGAAGAATTACAAGTATTGATTAACAAGCTTAGAACAACTGATGATGAAAATTTATGTGCCAAGATTGATAAAGAATTTCACTATAAAATATCAGAAATAGCAGCCAACAGTTTAATTATGAATATATTGCTTTCTGTACAATATTTAATGGAAGCATCTATTATTGATGCAAGAGAGATGATATTAAAGAATCCAGAACAAAAGGATTTACTTATCAAGCAACATGAAGATATATATGATTCAATAAAATCTCATAATCCTGAAGAAGCTCAAAATGCTATGAGAGAACATTTGGCATTTGTGAATAAAACCCCTAAGAACTCTTGA
- a CDS encoding CidA/LrgA family protein, which yields MKLLRQFGIIIGIFLIGEILNKLCHIPVPGNILGMLILFVLLSLNIIKVEKIKEISDFLLNHLAFFFIPPGVALISSLDTLSNIWISFLFIVIITTIIVMSVTGLTVQKVMKRGRK from the coding sequence ATGAAGTTACTAAGACAATTTGGCATTATAATAGGAATTTTTTTAATTGGTGAGATACTTAATAAGCTTTGTCATATACCTGTTCCCGGTAATATTCTAGGTATGCTGATTTTATTTGTATTGCTTAGTCTTAATATTATCAAGGTTGAAAAAATTAAAGAAATAAGTGATTTTCTACTAAATCATTTAGCATTCTTCTTTATTCCCCCTGGCGTAGCTTTGATATCATCACTTGATACATTAAGTAATATATGGATAAGCTTTTTATTCATTGTAATCATTACTACTATCATAGTAATGAGTGTCACTGGTTTAACTGTTCAAAAAGTCATGAAAAGAGGCAGAAAATGA
- a CDS encoding LrgB family protein, producing the protein MMEDFFNNPSFGILISIVMFEIGLYINKKTKLALMHPLLISIGLIIGVLLIFDIPLESYSKGGDMISYFLGPATVILAVPLYKQFHLFKENTKPILIGIVVGVLTTITSVFALCKVFAYEDQLFYTLIPKSITTPIGIEVSSTIGGIPAITVVAIVLTGITGAIIAPLVMKFFRINDEVAIGIAIGTSSHAVGTSKAMEMGEIQGAMSGLSIGLAGIITVLFSSLFVRILELFM; encoded by the coding sequence ATGATGGAAGATTTTTTTAATAATCCTAGCTTTGGCATATTAATTTCAATTGTAATGTTTGAAATTGGTTTATACATAAATAAAAAGACCAAATTAGCTCTTATGCATCCACTTTTAATTAGTATCGGTTTGATTATTGGAGTATTACTGATATTTGATATACCTTTGGAGTCATATTCAAAGGGCGGAGATATGATATCATACTTCTTAGGACCTGCAACAGTGATTTTGGCTGTTCCTTTGTATAAACAATTCCATTTGTTCAAAGAAAATACAAAACCCATTCTAATTGGGATTGTTGTGGGTGTACTTACAACTATAACCAGTGTATTTGCGTTATGCAAAGTATTTGCTTATGAAGATCAATTGTTTTATACACTTATTCCAAAATCAATAACTACTCCTATTGGTATAGAAGTATCCAGTACTATTGGTGGAATCCCAGCAATAACAGTAGTTGCAATTGTTTTAACAGGAATTACAGGTGCCATAATTGCCCCATTGGTAATGAAGTTTTTTAGGATAAATGATGAAGTAGCTATTGGTATTGCAATCGGTACATCCTCCCATGCAGTGGGGACTTCAAAAGCTATGGAAATGGGAGAAATACAAGGTGCAATGAGCGGATTATCCATAGGATTGGCAGGAATAATTACAGTTCTTTTCAGCTCACTATTTGTTAGAATACTAGAATTGTTCATGTAA
- a CDS encoding peptidoglycan DD-metalloendopeptidase family protein, with product MSPINMKTVGKNTIVLIVMFFSLIFATVFIQANMNDQSQMVYKVTYKNSEIGFVENTENIGQIMKDVTIRLQNELETVVLVDDLVSTFPVKKDKQVLMTDEELKNGLFTTLLYNKNDFFVKAKVLSIDEQTKIVLKDDQTAESVLEDVKSGYISQDHQGSVEAVAFVESVQEDTLYVSQESIVQKDEAVSKLKSSKDEKVTYTIKSGDTLSEIANGNGMGLSELLKINPQFKQDSVIQIGQEVNLMVPKPLLSVKVKEQLTYEESIASPVEYQKDSSKYKTYKKTIQQGEPGIKELTTNVTCINGLESEREIVSEKVIKEPIKTIIVVGTRTLPTFSRPVYGRITSPFGRRWGSFHTGIDIGVPRGTKVKASESGTVIFSGWSGGYGYLVKIDHGEGYVTYYAHNSKLYVKKGQKVTKGQSIAASGSTGNSTGPHVHFEVRKNGVPQNPSNYL from the coding sequence ATGAGCCCCATAAATATGAAAACTGTTGGAAAAAATACGATTGTATTGATTGTTATGTTTTTTTCATTGATATTTGCTACAGTGTTCATACAAGCAAATATGAATGATCAATCTCAAATGGTATATAAAGTTACTTATAAAAATAGTGAAATAGGATTTGTTGAAAATACAGAAAATATTGGTCAGATAATGAAAGATGTAACAATTCGTTTGCAAAATGAATTAGAAACGGTAGTATTAGTAGATGATTTAGTTAGTACTTTTCCAGTTAAGAAAGATAAACAAGTTCTTATGACAGATGAAGAGTTAAAAAATGGGTTGTTTACTACATTATTATATAACAAGAATGATTTTTTTGTAAAAGCAAAAGTATTATCAATTGATGAACAAACCAAGATTGTTTTAAAAGATGATCAAACAGCTGAATCTGTTTTGGAAGATGTTAAAAGTGGTTATATATCACAAGACCATCAAGGAAGTGTTGAGGCTGTTGCATTTGTAGAATCAGTACAGGAAGATACACTTTATGTTAGCCAAGAAAGTATTGTTCAAAAAGATGAAGCAGTTAGTAAGCTAAAGTCAAGTAAAGATGAAAAAGTTACATATACAATAAAATCTGGAGATACATTATCAGAAATAGCAAATGGTAATGGAATGGGATTATCAGAATTATTGAAGATAAACCCACAATTCAAACAAGATAGTGTAATCCAAATTGGACAAGAAGTTAACTTAATGGTTCCAAAACCATTATTATCTGTAAAAGTAAAAGAACAACTTACATATGAAGAAAGTATAGCAAGTCCTGTTGAATATCAAAAAGACAGTAGCAAATATAAGACATACAAGAAAACAATTCAACAAGGTGAGCCAGGAATAAAAGAATTAACAACCAATGTTACTTGCATTAATGGTTTAGAATCAGAAAGAGAAATTGTATCTGAGAAAGTTATAAAAGAACCAATTAAAACAATTATTGTTGTTGGAACAAGAACTCTACCAACTTTTTCAAGACCAGTTTACGGTAGAATTACATCTCCATTCGGTAGAAGATGGGGATCATTCCACACAGGAATTGATATAGGTGTTCCTAGAGGAACTAAAGTAAAAGCTTCAGAATCAGGAACAGTAATTTTTTCTGGATGGAGTGGAGGATATGGCTATTTAGTTAAGATAGACCATGGAGAAGGATATGTAACTTATTATGCACATAATAGTAAGTTGTACGTTAAAAAAGGACAGAAGGTTACAAAAGGTCAATCTATCGCTGCTTCAGGTAGTACAGGAAATAGTACAGGACCTCACGTACACTTTGAAGTTCGTAAAAATGGAGTTCCACAGAATCCTTCAAATTACTTATAG
- a CDS encoding glycoside hydrolase family 2 protein produces MHKDISFNNDWLYTARFEEEFIERNYDDSSFNNVMLPHANKTIPYNYFDEKDYQFVSCYRKHFTIEDKYIKNGLFIDFEGVMTYAKCFVNGEYVGEHKGGYTPFSIDITDKVLFNEDNVLTVMVDSTERNDIPPFGHTIDYLCYGGIYREVTLRIVDDIHISHSFIRTEDVLSDNKTLETDIYISSKISADIIVEIKLLDEENNVLGTIEKNIEVSIGDTVKTISLNGLTNIKLWDIDSPNLYNVSILLKKDNEVIDKREERIGFRTVEFTENGFYLNNRHLNLVGLNRHQAFPYVGYAMPKRAQEKDAEILKDLGLNIVRTSHYPQSRHFLNRCDEIGLLVLEEIPGWQHIGDEAWKEVACENVREMITRDYNHPSIIIWGVRINESRDDHDFYVKTNEIAHNLDITRQTGGIRCISDSELLEDVYTMNDFDIHQRRQQSITGLDHLVPYMVTEKIGHTYPTKRFDKEERLINHANRHINAHNETYLDSTISGLICWCAFDYNTHYDFGSGDRICYHGVMDMFRIPKLAAATYRSQKDPEVEPVLEPATIWANGERDGGGISPIIVYTNCEKVEMYIEDKYIDCYLPDKETYRGLVHPPVIIDANVSTWGSSWGDVRFVGYVGNKEVIEKQFCKNPIATELIGIADDDTLKSGDWDTTRIVYKCVDQKGNILPFINEFIELDVEGPAEIIGPDKVSLIGGCIGIWIKTTGKKGEIILKARSSRFSANDIKITVE; encoded by the coding sequence ATGCATAAAGATATATCATTCAATAACGACTGGTTATATACTGCAAGGTTTGAGGAAGAATTCATTGAAAGGAACTATGATGATTCCTCTTTCAATAATGTGATGCTGCCACATGCTAATAAGACTATACCGTATAATTATTTTGATGAGAAAGATTACCAATTTGTTTCATGCTATAGAAAACATTTCACTATTGAAGATAAATACATTAAGAATGGATTATTTATTGATTTTGAAGGTGTAATGACTTATGCAAAATGTTTTGTCAACGGAGAATATGTAGGTGAGCATAAAGGTGGGTATACACCTTTTTCAATAGACATCACGGATAAAGTATTATTTAATGAAGATAACGTATTGACAGTAATGGTAGATTCTACAGAAAGAAATGATATACCTCCTTTTGGACATACAATAGATTATCTATGCTACGGGGGAATATATCGAGAAGTTACATTAAGAATAGTTGATGATATACATATTAGTCATTCATTCATTCGTACTGAAGATGTTTTGAGTGATAATAAGACATTAGAAACAGATATTTATATTAGCAGTAAGATATCAGCTGATATAATAGTAGAAATAAAATTGTTGGACGAAGAAAATAATGTATTAGGAACAATAGAAAAGAATATAGAAGTTAGTATAGGTGATACTGTAAAGACAATATCCCTCAATGGATTGACTAATATAAAGTTATGGGATATAGATAGTCCTAATCTATATAATGTGTCAATTTTATTAAAGAAAGACAATGAAGTCATAGATAAACGTGAAGAAAGAATAGGTTTTAGAACAGTAGAGTTTACAGAGAATGGATTCTATCTTAATAATAGACATCTTAATTTAGTTGGGCTTAACCGTCATCAAGCATTTCCTTATGTAGGCTATGCCATGCCAAAAAGAGCACAAGAAAAAGATGCAGAGATACTAAAAGACTTAGGGCTTAATATTGTAAGAACTTCCCACTATCCACAATCAAGACATTTCTTGAACCGTTGTGATGAGATTGGATTATTGGTTCTTGAAGAGATTCCAGGATGGCAGCATATCGGAGATGAAGCTTGGAAAGAGGTTGCTTGTGAGAATGTAAGAGAGATGATTACAAGAGATTATAACCATCCTTCCATTATCATATGGGGGGTTAGAATCAATGAATCAAGGGATGACCATGATTTCTATGTAAAAACTAATGAGATAGCCCATAATCTAGATATTACTAGGCAAACAGGTGGAATAAGATGTATATCTGATAGTGAATTACTGGAAGATGTTTATACTATGAATGATTTTGATATACATCAGAGACGACAGCAAAGTATAACTGGTCTAGATCATCTGGTTCCTTATATGGTCACTGAGAAAATAGGGCATACTTATCCTACTAAAAGATTTGATAAAGAAGAAAGACTTATAAATCATGCAAACAGACATATCAATGCTCATAATGAAACGTATTTAGATAGTACTATCAGTGGCTTGATATGCTGGTGTGCATTTGATTATAATACCCATTACGATTTCGGTTCAGGTGATAGAATATGTTATCATGGCGTAATGGATATGTTCCGTATACCTAAATTGGCTGCTGCCACATATCGTTCACAAAAAGACCCAGAAGTAGAACCTGTGCTTGAGCCTGCAACTATCTGGGCTAATGGTGAAAGAGATGGAGGAGGAATATCTCCAATAATTGTATATACTAATTGTGAGAAAGTAGAAATGTATATAGAAGATAAATATATTGATTGTTATCTACCTGATAAAGAGACTTATAGAGGGTTAGTCCATCCCCCAGTAATAATAGATGCTAATGTAAGTACATGGGGCAGTTCTTGGGGGGATGTAAGATTTGTTGGATATGTAGGTAATAAGGAAGTAATTGAAAAACAATTTTGTAAGAATCCTATTGCCACAGAATTAATAGGTATAGCAGATGATGATACCTTGAAAAGTGGTGATTGGGATACTACTAGGATTGTTTACAAATGTGTTGATCAAAAAGGTAATATATTACCTTTTATTAACGAATTTATTGAGCTTGATGTTGAAGGTCCAGCTGAGATAATAGGACCAGATAAAGTAAGTTTGATAGGTGGATGTATAGGTATTTGGATTAAGACAACAGGAAAAAAAGGTGAAATCATACTCAAGGCTCGATCTTCTCGTTTTAGTGCAAATGATATCAAAATAACAGTGGAATAG
- a CDS encoding AraC family transcriptional regulator: MQQTFFPMILDKDAKLPIYLTSAGCEFHQDSIDRRYGFSSYHWIQCYEGKGEVTIGNDSIILEKDMGMIIYKDEPHHYRPLSETWLTDWITFDGFAVKQLLNSLGFYKSNYYYIKDIDLIRQKIINCIETGDSYNNHNQLSVMSYDFIMSLPDYIIHKSSPFQLSKMAIVIEYINENYFNTLTIDTLASLIDVTPQYLCRIFIESTKKRPFEYINGVRIQKSKELMLNTSLSISKIGKQVGFEDASYYGKWFKRIEKVTPGAFRKHYKG, translated from the coding sequence ATGCAACAGACATTCTTCCCAATGATATTGGATAAAGATGCTAAATTACCCATTTACTTAACATCAGCAGGTTGTGAATTCCATCAGGATAGCATTGACCGTAGATATGGTTTTTCTTCATATCATTGGATTCAATGTTATGAGGGGAAAGGCGAGGTAACAATTGGTAATGACAGTATTATATTAGAAAAAGACATGGGTATGATTATATACAAAGATGAACCTCATCATTATCGTCCTTTATCAGAAACATGGCTTACTGATTGGATTACTTTTGATGGATTTGCTGTGAAACAACTGCTGAATTCCTTGGGGTTCTATAAATCTAACTATTATTATATAAAAGACATAGACCTAATAAGGCAAAAAATTATTAACTGTATCGAAACTGGTGATTCTTATAATAACCATAATCAACTGTCTGTAATGAGCTATGATTTTATAATGTCATTACCTGATTACATCATACATAAATCTTCCCCTTTTCAATTATCTAAAATGGCTATAGTCATTGAATATATCAATGAAAATTATTTTAACACTCTTACTATAGATACCTTGGCATCACTTATTGATGTAACACCTCAATATCTATGCAGAATTTTTATTGAAAGCACTAAAAAAAGACCCTTTGAATACATTAATGGGGTCAGGATACAAAAAAGCAAAGAATTAATGCTGAATACCAGTCTGAGTATAAGTAAAATAGGTAAACAAGTAGGCTTTGAAGATGCAAGTTATTATGGTAAATGGTTTAAAAGAATAGAAAAAGTCACCCCAGGTGCATTTAGAAAACATTATAAGGGGTGA
- a CDS encoding thiamine phosphate synthase, with translation MLICVTNRKLCRDNFIERINKIAEGKPHAIMLREKDMDRSEYECLALKIKEICNNSNVELIINNNIETATKLGISNIHLSMSALRTNKNRLSQFTNIGASVHSLAEAKEAGELGASYIIAGHIFPTDCKQGVPPRGISFLQEVCHISSIPVFAIGGITSDKKKDIIKTGAKGMCIMSQIMNCTNPIECIDSFEVN, from the coding sequence ATGCTTATTTGTGTAACTAATAGAAAATTGTGTAGAGATAATTTTATAGAGAGAATAAATAAGATAGCAGAAGGAAAACCCCATGCGATAATGTTAAGGGAAAAGGATATGGATAGATCTGAATATGAATGTCTAGCTTTGAAGATAAAAGAAATATGTAATAATAGTAATGTAGAGTTGATAATCAATAATAATATAGAAACAGCTACGAAACTAGGTATTTCCAATATTCATCTATCAATGTCTGCTCTTAGGACAAATAAGAATCGATTAAGTCAATTTACTAATATAGGTGCTTCTGTTCATTCATTGGCTGAAGCTAAAGAAGCTGGGGAGTTAGGTGCTTCATATATAATTGCGGGACACATATTTCCTACTGATTGCAAACAAGGGGTTCCACCAAGAGGTATATCATTTTTGCAAGAAGTATGTCATATCTCATCTATACCTGTATTTGCAATAGGAGGTATAACTAGTGATAAAAAAAAGGATATAATTAAAACCGGGGCAAAAGGAATGTGCATTATGTCTCAGATTATGAATTGTACTAATCCAATTGAATGTATTGATAGTTTTGAAGTTAATTGA
- the thiH gene encoding 2-iminoacetate synthase ThiH, producing the protein MNREKVNHMEYLEGMDVIDSDLMEKVLGIVDKYDYHMYTSKDVEIALEKDMITIDDYGALLSPAAMPYLEDMAKKATMNTKKYFGNSVTMFTPLYISNYCENHCVYCGFNCMNKIQRGMLTLEEVEQELKNIASTGLKEILLLTGESRSTSSVEYIGGAVELAAKYFSAVGIEIYPLNTEEYAYLHKRGADFVSVYQETYNTDKYEQVHLSGSKRIFPYRFYAQERALLGGMRGVSFGALLGIDDFRKDAFATGLHAYFVQKKYPYAEISFSTPRLRPYINNADNNPNDVHEKQLLQVMTAHRIFMPFAGITISTRERAGFRNNVIGMAATKISAGVKVSVGGHGEEEKGDEQFEISDPRDVEEIHNMILDRGLQPVYTDYIYV; encoded by the coding sequence ATGAATAGAGAAAAAGTAAACCACATGGAATATTTAGAAGGAATGGATGTCATAGATTCAGATTTAATGGAAAAAGTATTGGGAATAGTAGATAAATACGATTATCATATGTATACTTCCAAAGACGTTGAGATAGCACTGGAGAAAGACATGATTACAATAGATGATTATGGGGCTTTGTTATCTCCAGCAGCTATGCCCTATTTAGAAGATATGGCAAAAAAAGCTACTATGAATACAAAAAAATATTTCGGTAATTCTGTAACCATGTTTACTCCTTTATATATATCAAACTACTGTGAAAATCATTGTGTTTATTGTGGGTTCAACTGTATGAATAAAATTCAGAGAGGAATGCTTACATTAGAAGAAGTAGAACAAGAACTTAAAAATATTGCATCCACTGGTTTGAAAGAGATTCTGTTATTGACAGGTGAATCCCGTAGTACTTCTAGTGTAGAATATATTGGAGGTGCCGTAGAATTAGCCGCAAAATATTTTTCTGCAGTTGGAATAGAGATATATCCTCTTAATACAGAAGAATATGCTTACTTACATAAACGTGGTGCCGATTTTGTTTCAGTTTACCAAGAAACCTATAATACAGATAAGTACGAACAGGTTCATTTAAGTGGTTCGAAACGAATATTTCCATACAGATTTTATGCACAAGAAAGAGCTTTGTTAGGTGGTATGAGAGGAGTATCATTTGGAGCATTATTAGGTATAGATGATTTTAGAAAAGATGCTTTTGCTACAGGATTACATGCGTATTTTGTACAGAAGAAGTATCCTTATGCAGAAATTTCATTTTCAACCCCTAGGCTAAGACCTTATATCAATAATGCTGATAATAACCCTAATGATGTTCACGAAAAACAGCTTCTACAGGTAATGACAGCTCATCGTATTTTCATGCCATTTGCAGGTATAACCATTTCTACAAGGGAGAGAGCAGGTTTTCGTAACAATGTTATTGGAATGGCAGCAACCAAGATATCTGCAGGTGTAAAGGTTAGTGTTGGAGGTCATGGGGAAGAAGAAAAAGGTGATGAACAATTTGAGATTTCCGACCCACGAGATGTAGAAGAAATCCACAATATGATTCTTGATAGAGGCTTACAGCCAGTATATACTGATTATATCTATGTTTAG
- a CDS encoding thiazole synthase — MYKMNDKLIIGEHEFDSRFILGSGKFSLDMIDAVINKGDVEIITLALRRSNVGGQENILDHIPEGITLLPNTSGARNASEAVRIARLSREIGCGNFIKLEVIRDSKYLMPDNYETIKATEILAKEGFVVMPYMYPDLNVARALVDAGAATIMPLGSPIGSNKGLCTKDFIKILIDEIDVPIIVDAGIGRPSQACEAMEMGADAVMCNTAIATASDIYTMAEAFKLAIRSGRKAYLAGLGRVLNNKAEASSPLTGFLED, encoded by the coding sequence ATGTATAAAATGAATGATAAATTAATAATAGGAGAACACGAATTTGATTCAAGATTTATATTGGGTTCAGGTAAATTTTCTTTGGATATGATAGATGCAGTTATAAATAAGGGAGATGTAGAGATAATAACTCTTGCCTTACGACGCTCTAATGTAGGTGGGCAAGAAAATATATTGGATCATATACCAGAAGGTATAACATTATTGCCTAATACTTCTGGTGCTAGAAATGCTTCTGAAGCAGTAAGGATAGCAAGACTTTCAAGAGAAATTGGATGTGGTAATTTCATAAAGTTAGAGGTAATAAGAGATTCAAAATATCTGATGCCAGATAATTATGAAACCATAAAAGCTACTGAAATTCTTGCAAAGGAAGGTTTTGTTGTAATGCCTTATATGTATCCAGACCTAAATGTAGCAAGAGCATTAGTAGATGCTGGTGCAGCAACTATCATGCCTTTGGGTTCACCTATCGGCAGTAACAAAGGACTTTGCACAAAAGATTTTATAAAGATATTAATTGATGAAATAGATGTACCAATTATCGTAGATGCAGGTATAGGCCGTCCATCACAAGCCTGTGAGGCAATGGAAATGGGGGCTGATGCAGTTATGTGTAATACAGCGATTGCTACCGCTTCTGATATATATACAATGGCAGAAGCATTTAAACTTGCAATAAGGTCAGGACGTAAAGCTTACTTAGCTGGACTTGGAAGAGTTTTGAACAATAAAGCGGAAGCTTCTAGTCCTTTAACTGGATTTTTGGAGGATTGA
- the thiF gene encoding sulfur carrier protein ThiS adenylyltransferase ThiF, whose protein sequence is MKITVNGKRINTDVVTAFQLRNQIGNEDDIVIFNGYQIEEDKKLVENDTLSIITKGAMVNSDELESMLMARHTPNVHKKIKKGKVAIAGLGGLGSNIAIMLARTGIGEVLLVDFDIVEPSNLNRQCYNISHLGMPKTEALKQQIKEINPYIEVQIKTVKVTIDNVYELFNGYDIICEAFDKPEAKSTLVNVALEEMDDVKIVAASGMAGYGSSNIIKTINPMKRLYVCGDLQSEAKIGQGLMAPRVNICAGHQANMILRLLLGINDI, encoded by the coding sequence ATGAAGATAACAGTTAACGGTAAAAGGATTAATACAGATGTAGTTACTGCATTCCAATTACGAAACCAGATTGGAAATGAAGATGATATTGTAATTTTCAACGGTTATCAAATAGAAGAAGATAAAAAGTTAGTAGAGAATGACACACTTAGTATCATAACAAAAGGTGCTATGGTTAATAGTGATGAGCTAGAGAGTATGCTAATGGCTAGACATACTCCTAATGTACATAAAAAGATTAAAAAAGGTAAAGTGGCTATAGCTGGATTAGGAGGATTAGGTTCTAACATTGCAATCATGCTTGCAAGAACGGGCATTGGAGAAGTACTCCTTGTAGATTTTGATATTGTTGAACCAAGTAATCTAAATCGCCAGTGTTATAATATCAGTCATTTAGGTATGCCTAAGACAGAAGCGCTAAAACAGCAGATAAAAGAAATCAATCCTTATATAGAAGTACAGATTAAGACTGTAAAAGTAACTATAGATAATGTTTATGAGCTTTTTAATGGATATGATATTATTTGTGAAGCCTTTGATAAGCCTGAGGCAAAATCAACACTTGTTAACGTAGCTTTGGAAGAGATGGATGACGTGAAGATTGTTGCAGCTTCTGGTATGGCAGGTTATGGCAGTTCCAATATAATCAAGACAATCAATCCTATGAAAAGATTATATGTATGTGGTGATTTACAGAGTGAAGCAAAAATCGGACAAGGGCTAATGGCTCCAAGAGTGAATATATGTGCAGGGCATCAAGCTAATATGATACTAAGATTATTACTAGGAATAAATGATATATAG